The genomic window GCGTCACGCACATGGCCTTCGGCGACCTCTTCCTGGAGGACATCCGCGCGTACCGCGTCCGGCTGCTGGACGGCTCCGGGGTCGGGCCCCTCTTCCCGATCTGGACGAGCCGCGAGGAGACGCCCGCCCTGGCCGCGGCGATGCTGGCCGCCGGCATCGAGGCCGTCCTGACCTGCGTGGACTCGAGGCAGCTCGACCCGGGGTTCGTCGGCCGGCCCTTCGACGCGGCCCTCCTGGCCGACCTGCCCGAGGGCGTCGACCCGTGCGGCGAGCGCGGGGAGTTCCACACGTTCTGCCGCCGCTGCCCGGCGTTCTCGACCGAGATCGCCGTGACCCCGGGCGAGGTCGTCGTGCGCGACGGCTTCCACTTCGCGGACCTGGTCCCGGCCTGAGTGACTGTCCCACGAGTCCTATACCCCGGGCAGCGTCTCGTCGCGACCAGCCTCCGGCAAGGGGAGGGTCCGGATCCGCTTCCCCCCTTACGAAGGGGGGATACAGGGGGGTGATTTCGATCGCCTCGGCCCGGAGCAAGAGACCCCCTCTGGCTCGCCCTTCGTAAGGGGGAGGACCGGGATGGGCTCGCCTTCTTGAGGGGGATTGCAGGAAGCGTTGCTGATGGGACAGACCCTGAGCGGGATCGGCCGCCGGGGATCGCGTCGGGCCGGGCCGGGCGGGCC from Aquisphaera giovannonii includes these protein-coding regions:
- a CDS encoding Dph6-related ATP pyrophosphatase produces the protein MKRVLLSWSSGKDSAWALHALRRRPDVELVGLLTTFNEAAGRVAMHAVRRALVEAQAEAAGLPLTAVMLPQPCTNEAYERRMKDAIAAARSEGVTHMAFGDLFLEDIRAYRVRLLDGSGVGPLFPIWTSREETPALAAAMLAAGIEAVLTCVDSRQLDPGFVGRPFDAALLADLPEGVDPCGERGEFHTFCRRCPAFSTEIAVTPGEVVVRDGFHFADLVPA